The Arachis duranensis cultivar V14167 chromosome 9, aradu.V14167.gnm2.J7QH, whole genome shotgun sequence genomic sequence TTATAGGCGGACATATCTCCAACAAGAAGAACATTCTTAAACCGGTATAATGAGGGCTAATATCTAGGAGTTGCTCTGTAATACTTTCCAACTCTTAAGTATTAAATACTAAATGCATAATCAACTAATCaagtattatataattaattaataaaagtataagAGAAAAAGTAGatttaaacatatttttaaattaaatcaatcGATTTATATATGAGTAATATTACACATTTAAGTCTTTGTATGAATTAAgtctaactaaattaaataataaaatttaaaataatactatTCATAACTAATTTTTGTTGATGTTAGATTAATTTAGTAAGACTTGATTAACAAAAATACTTAAATGTGTAGCATTATTCTTTGTATATATACTAAGGACAAAATTTTAGATACAAAGTGAGCTGTATTAGTAGACTGAGGGAGTAAGTAATTAGTATTAGTATAGTACAATATAATAGACAACTGAACCACATGCATCACATGTTTGAGGTAAAGTCCTCTGTTTGAGTAGCATAAACTGTTCTCAGCCACCGTGACAAATTGATTAAGAATGGCGTATACACAAAGTAGCAAGTTAGTGTCCAAGTAACTAGTCCCTGCATTAAGAATCATAGTATTCTTTTTTGTTAGAACTCTTTAATctttatgacaaaaaaaataaataaaaaacaaagattGTTGGCATGCATAATGAGAGAGAAATTATTAATAGCTTGACAAACTAATGATAAGCTATGGCGGAAACTTGAGGTAACATGAATAACCTGGCCAAAGATTTCAATATTGGCTTGAGGGTAGTACCAAAGGTTGAAGAGCCTGATGAAACAAGCAAAAGTTATGCATCCATTAGTTATTAATAGACAATATTTCACTTGGTCATGGAGGAGAAATTCTTAGATGTTGATGTTATGTTACATCATGTAAATCTAACAAAGTATCAAAATTATCTATAAAAGATTATGCTGGGAACAAATTACATAtgaaagaacaaaaaattaaatactcgCATTTTGTTAGATTTAACTTCTAAGTCATTTGGATTATATCTAACGAATTTATGTTCTTTCATGAGTAATTTTGTCAATACATAATCTTTAGccgataatttaaatatttcacttattttttaaatatatcacCCACCATTGACTCAATCTCTTATCAAGAATGACATGTCTTATTAGATGTGACAACAAGAGATATTTCTCTACAAGAACAACTAAAAATTTCTCTAGATTCATCATAAAAAACCATATGAACTCTGCAGCAGCAAATAATATGTAGGCTTCAATGTTGTCAGCTACTCCAGCTTTGTAAACTTCAGCACTCAGTTCTATAAACAGCGCCAGAAATCTACAAGTTTTGCTAAGTGTTGATAATTCCTTATTTGAAGTAATGCTCATTTCGATTTCTAAAATTGGTTTAATTCTaaccttttaagttttaaaatgaTTGATTAATTTAGTAAATCTTTGTTATTTCCTGACCAAACTTTTGTCCTACATTTACATCTATTAGTGTAATTTTGATATGAAGAGTTAAACAATAAAACTCTACATCCAAGCAAAATATTTAATCAAGTCTAACCAAATTGTTATAACAACTTTTCAAATCAGACGCCTACTTCtcattctccttctccttctccttttctgtttctttctccttctcctcctccagtgttgcatcttcttcttttctttttctttttcttatcgtCATCACCAATAAGACTAACATTTTGCAAACATCTTTATTAGTTCTAATTTTTTCTGATgccatcattaaataatttcggttcatttgtatgttaattgaggttcacttgattCTGCTAATAAatattgaccaatttttttattccttaagtaatttcggttcatttcttagtttaattgagattcatttgaatccaaaaatgaATTCAATGTGTTTTTATTAACGATTGAGTCTTTTTTACTATTTGTTTAAATCTGAACtaatttcgattcatttgtATGCTAATTGAGGTTTACTTAATGTTactgataagtattgaccaaattttttatttcttaagtaatttcagttcatttcttaatttaattgaggttcatttggattcaaaaataaatttgatgttttttgttgatgattgagttttttttaCTACTTGTTCAAATCTGACCTAATTGAATGGAATAGAGTAgaatctaatgcaattgaataaagtgataacgaataatttcattcttctttgctAAAAAATTTGGCCAATACTTATCAGCAGTATCAAGTAAACCTCAATTAACACAAACACGTCGAATTTATTTCTGGATCCAAATGAatctcaattaaactaagaaatgaatcgaaattacttaaagaataacaaaaatatgGTCAATACTTTATCAGCAGCATCAggtgaacctcaattaacacaaaaatgaaccgaaattagttcAGTTTTGAACAAGCAGTTAAAAaaactcaatcatcaacaaaaatgcatataatttatttctagattcaaatgaacctcaattaaactacaaaataaaccgaaattacttaaaaaataaaaaatttggtcaatacttatcagcaggatcaaatgaacctcaattaattcacaaataaactgaaataaactaaaaattgaatcaaaattatttaatgataacaCCAAAGAAGATCAAAACCAATAAAGATATTGACAATTGTTAGTTATGACGATaacgaaagagaagaaaaatctaCGTGGGCgaagaaaaagaggaggaggagaaaaagaagaCGAAGAAGGATATGTTTTGCGTTATTGAAATACGTGTGTGTATACGTCGGTGtgataaaagtaatttttttgttaagtttGGACCAACTTGATTAGATTTAGTTGCTAAAAACACTTGAATATGTAACTGGACTGATGGTTAAATGTTACTTTGGAACAGCTTGGATATACTTTTTACGATGGCCAATATAAAAATTGGTATACACTAATTAAATgacataaattaatttcaaataagATACTGTGATTAACAGATCAGGTGACAGTAGACGGTAGTAGAGTGGAATCACATCAGCATTGCTAAGGTTGCTTCAATTGCTATCTGGTGAGAGACTGCAATTGAAAATCATGTTGACCACATCATGTGTGATTTATCATTTGTGcaatgtaattaattattatttgaaaaattatttgtatttattgtaAGTACGAGGATAGGGTATATACAAAGAAGGGTGGTAGGTACTTACATGAATGAGGTAATTGTCTTAGGCAAGCTTCCCTCTTGAACCTTGTTCAACACCTTCTCGTCTATGTAGAGTTGAATCAAACCAACGGTGCAGTAAAAAGTCCCCAGTAAGAAAGGAacctattaattaattttatgatattttatcaGGTCACAAATACTAGAGCTAATAAAAACatcaagtttaattttaatgttataTTGACAGTATAAATGTTTTACACAATCTTCAAATTACATACTGTTCATTTATATGAccaaagtaaatataaaaaattgttattttgACTGACATGATAATATGTAATTGAATACACATGTAAAATTATTCATGGTCAAAATTAAAATCGAAAATATATCTATACTACACTAGGTATAAAAgttaaattcatataaaaattattgaaattttttgtaTGCTATAGTGTAAGGCAATTTTATACCTACATTCATTAGGTAATATATtacatcaacaaaaataattagtttttatattgaTCGAGTGAATGGTGTGATTGAATTTAGTCTGTCGATACATTAAAACTAAACTTATTTAATCTATTGTCTGatcaacaaatataattaaattttacatcAATGGCTTGAAtggtaaatataaataagtaaacgaatataattagataacaaAGATATAGAGAAAATTGTAAGAGGGAACCCACCCAGATATTAGTGTGTAGTGGACCTATATTAATGGAGCCTGCTTGGTACACAACAAGATTGACCCTTGAGTGAAGACCATCGAGAAGGGGACCAAGGAAGAAGCCTGTACCAAATAGAGCAACTGCCACCGAAGGCGAAGGCCATGTTTGGCTCTCACGTTTAAGAGCACACTCACACCTACCCTTAATAAGATGGCGACCTGTTCTTGTTGCAGTGCACACTCTACGGAGAGGATAATTACGGGAGTGGATTGTACGATTAATATTATAacctaaaagataagaagagGAACCAGATGCAACAAGGTATTGCATCTTTAATGTTTCGGATTGACGAGAACAAAGGGATTGTGCTctgttttattaattattaccaGTGCTACCACTCTGACTCTTGAATTTCCTTCTATTAAATGTCTTTTTGGTGACCacaaatatattttcctattttgcTTTTAAGAAATACAATAAATACGGGAATATTATGGCTTCCAAAGAGACAAATCGGAGATCTATTATCTATCCATGTTTCTCTAAGCAGCCAAATCTTTTCTCTAgtatttcttctttgttttggttttttttttttttcaattttttatccTGTAATTCTTTGTTTTAAATAGACTTGACAATGAAtcagaatcaaaatcaaaacaatCTTGAAACCCAACTCAAATTGTTGGATTTTGATTGCCTCCTTTACCGTTTTGCCAAAAGAGTACGTTTTTTCCATGTACGTGTCATTTTATTTCCCTTATACTAATTGTTGTGCTTCTACTAGTTAGCCCTACTAGTACacattatttaaaaaacataACACAATAAACAACTTGAATTGATCTAGATATTAGCTAATTAGTCTACTTAAACAAACTATGGGAATTCGAATCTCGCCTTTTGCATACAACAACCCAATGGAATAACAAACTCTTAAATGAAGCTATGATCCGCGACGAATTAATATTAACCTGCCAGATTGGGAGGGGTGGAGGCAATATTAAGAAAGTTTAATATACTCTTTCAGTGGATAATAGttgtaaaagaaaaaacatgATTTTACATTCAAGCATGGCAAATCCTACATCCTATATTCCTATCAGGCAAATGAACAAGTTTCAACCTGAaatattaacataaactttctaCAAATAACTAGAATTCACAAAACCTAAATTTAATTACATATAATCCTAACATCCTAACAGGGAGCTTGTCTGATCAGAAGCAACTACCAACTACCCATACATGGTGAAGATGCCAGTTCCATTGGACTTCTATGTTCCATTTTGCGATAAATACCACCATAAAAGAAATCAGTTTGTCTAAACTAGTGTTACAGATCGAAAAATCTCTCCAGTTGCCATCtgaagattaacaagaaaaaaaagttcATATAGTAAATATAAAGCACTAATAAGATTCGTAGTGGTGGTCCAAacaagcaaaaggaaaaagaatgtAGAAAGCCAGatcatttatttaaatttatctgCCAAAATGGGTCAAACATAATTGAGAATTGGATGAGTGAGTAGGTCATGCCATTTAATTGATTCAGCAACCAACACTGCTTgcttttccaaaaaaataacGGGCAACACTTTCtagtaaatttaaaatgataaaataacaaGTACCATAATAATGTTGAAGCGCATCAGATATTAATATACCGGCAATACCTTCAATGCACTCGAATTAAGATGTATAAATGATATAAACTGAAAGGTACATAACAAATAATAAGGTTTTAAGTTGCACTATGAAATTTACACCATTTGATTGCATGGTGCATCAAACACCAAGTTAAAATAacatagaaattaaaataacatagaaaatAAGTAATTAGTGGATATATGCATTATAGAAGAATAGTGACCAAGTTTTGTTTTCTGGCATAAACTGAAGATCTTACCAGAAAACTAAAAATCAGAGGCCTTTAATTTTCTGGGTCTTTTAGACTGGGCTGGCGATGATGGTGCTTCTGAAAGCCGTCCAGGTGCCTAAACTTGCAAAATTTCCAAGATCAATAGAAATGTACAATGAAATTGCCCAAAAATAAGTAAGAAAAAACAGCAGAGGGAAGAATAATTGAACGAAACTAATATATAGTCACGCACCTTGCGCTTTTGGTCCCTTTTGCCAGTCCTCTCCACTGAAACATGCACGTTTTAATATAAGGTAGATAAAATTCCAAGCAATAGAAAAATCAGGTTGCAGGTGCATAGTTCATTACCTCCAAAACTTGAGTCAGGAACAAATGTTCTATCCTGCTCACCATTATGAAAATGCTATCAGTCGTTTCAGAATCACAAACTTACGAAAAAAGAATAGCATGCTTGGAGAATAAAAACATTGATAAGTAGTCACAAAGACCAAATGAAACTAGATTCCCTACCTTTGGTGTTCCTGGTGTTTCAGTGAAGGACCCTTCACGAAAAGGCAAACCTTCAGCCTCCTTATATTGCAGCTGAAACAAATATCATTAATTCATAACAAGTAATTCAAAGGTaagcataaaataaactaatGCATTCCATATAGAAAATTTACTTTCGACAGAATACTATATACCTGCTTTTGAAGATTCAACAAAGTTAGTATTTCTTTCCTTAGTTCAAGATGTTCAGCACAAACGGCTTTTGTTGGAACCCTTGGTTTCAAATTGACCTTCAGCCAAAGTGAAAACAATTAGAGGAAATAAAGGCATCACAAAGAATGAGCATTTTTTGTTACATATATGATTGGGCTTTGTAAGAGTTTAGGTAATCTACAGCCCTGCGAAAACAGTCACGAATTTAATAATTGTAAATCATTCTCTCTCCTGAGTAAAGAATACAAGTGTTTCTTACATTGTCAAAAATAACAGCAACTACTACACGCCAGCActgaagattaaaaaaaaagggaatatATCAACAGGATTAAAGTCAAGGGAGTATGGACAAACCCCAAGGTCTTGCAAAGTTTGTTCAACCCGTTTGATAGTTCGCAATCCAGCAGTTGAGCTTGCAGCTTGCAACATTTGCTCAAGTGCATAGGTCCTCAGATATAAACGAAGCTGAAATATTCTTACTATTAGATTACACACAAACATTATTTGAATCACTGGATCAATACTAGGACAAATTTCATAAACCTGAGTAAAAGAATCCAGTATATTCTACCATTTTTCAGGGGTCCaagaagaggaaagggaaaACAGAGCTGGTTTAAGTAGACAACGGTGAAGAGAAAGAGACAGATGATATGCGAATGGAAACCTTTTGTTTAACTTACAATGCGAAGAGAAGCCAGAGTTGATGCATTCTCGGTTGACAATGGAGGCGGCACAGGTATCAATGGATGTTGCGCATTCGATGGAGGTGGAGACACAGTATCACCCGGGATAGTCCTCTCAGTAACTTCTACACCAGCATTTGGAGCAACAGCCATCTCAGATTCTTGAGAAACCTAAATAGATGAAGAATGAGACGCTTGATATCATTAATTAAAGGCACAGATGCATGTACAGCATGCAAGTGACACTTGGAAATTTCAATGAATTTTAGCCTCAATGGCTCAGTTACATAATAACAAACACAGAACAGCTAAACCATCAGCCATCGCTCACGATAATTTATTGTCAGTATAAATGATACAAATTACATTTGTTTCCAGCTCTAACTTGATTCGCAGATCCCCAAAAAAACCAGTCACCATAGATATTTGTTTGATACATAAATATGCCAATTAAAATATTACCAATTATTTGAAGTTCATGGTCAGGATTTCAGAAACAATTAATCACAAGACCATAATGACTGGAACATACGATTAATTCTTGATAGCAAGTTCTGGTATCGTCTTATAATTACAGATGTCACAGAcaaccaattttaaaaatttacctTAGCAGGTATGCGTGACTGAGCTATTCTTTTTGCTTCAGCAAGAACCTGCATAAAACAATAGCAACAGATAGACAGATAACTAAATTAACTTCATTAGCGATGAAGCAATAACCGTAGGAAATCAATAATATAAAACCTCTTCATCTCTTTGCTCTTGTTGCCTTGTTTGAGAGAGGACCAGGGACATTGCTCGTTTCCTCTCCACGTCACGTGAAATATTATATGGTTCCTACATTGAGGAACAAGAATAAGAATACTCATTACATAATGCATCTAAAACCTCATTCTCTTCATAAACAGCCAAATTGGAATGTTAAAGCCGCGTTTAAAAAGCAGATCTGAAATGGCCAGTAGGACCAGATTAGCCAGGACTATTCCATTAGTAGGCCAAACAGCCCAAACCTCCAAACTGGTAGTTCACAAATCAGTATAGAATCATTATCCATGAATTGGTGTATTAGTATTTTGAAGTCAAATATCTCAGCAGAACTTATAAAGGGAACTATATACTTCCAATCAGCCTAGATCCAAATCACAACCCACAACAATAGTCACCAATATAAGAGACCAAAAGAATAGTAACTGCACAAGTTTTATAATCCAAcactaaaacaaaacaaaatagacATAGacatgtgaaaaagaaaaaggagaaaaacaaTAGATAGTGAAACatgacaaaagaaagaaaagtatagaagtcaaaacaaaatgaaattacTCTGGAATGGTATTGAATTGTGAGAATCACATCACAATTTAGAGAAATTATGATTCAAAGCATACATGATACAAGTAAAGTAGTAAACATATACTATTGATAAATATCATGCTATAAAAGTAAAAGTGTTAAGATATgtaagttaatatttttattaattacaataatACAAACATTCAATAAAAATTACAGTGCATATGGAATAGGAGGCATGGTGGTacattttatttcatgttctttaaaAGAGAATGTCTTTACTGCAACACTGCTAAATTATTCATAAGTTTTGCCATACCTTAACAAGAGGATGTGCTGCAATATCCACAGAAGATGGATTCCTAGCAATTAATAAAGCCCGTGATACTACAAAGCCAGGCGAAATAACATaccaaaatcaaatttaaatgtTTCATTTAATCGCTTTATGTTATAATCTACTAATCTCTATACTAAACAACCAAAACTCCAGTGTGTGAACCAAAAAGAAGATAAATTATCAGAAAGCAACAGATAATATTAGTTAAGTGAATATACATACCGCTATAATATCGATCCTTCAATTCTTCTAGAGTCCGAGATGATGGGAACCTATCAGCTATGACAATGAATCGGAGATCAAATTGTTCGCACAAGTCAAACAGCTGATCTGTCTCTTCCTTGGTCCACCTCTACAAAGATATAATATGATGGAGGAGAGCAACACATTAACACCTCTTAACAGATATAGATATAAAGATAGTTGTAGAATGTCCACATGTTTCAACTTTCAAAACCACACAGAATTATAGTGGCAGTTAAAAAATTACCTTCACAAATGAGATTACAATAGTGTAAATGAAACAAATGCAACACAGGTAGACTTTAGACATCGGGGCTAAGGCCCAACTATTTTGATCACGAATTTATATATATCCAATGGTTATTGCAATACAAGTGGTTTCAGAGACCGCAAGCTCAAAATAATTCTGGAAATGAAATTCTGTTCCTTGAAGCATTAAAAGTGGTCATCGACATATATGCAAACTCATAGATGAAGTTTCTATGTAACTgaacaaaaatgcaattttcACATGATACTTACAGGATCTGTCAAATACTTCTCATATTCCTCATCTGTGTATCTTGTAATGTCAACAGACTGCACCACAGTATGTAAAATAAGCTTTaatcatgtatatatatatatatatagtcaccAGTTGGTGGAACACCATTTACAACTCGGACCTGCAATAAGAAACACATAACTATAACTTTCATGCTCAGTCGTGTTTATCCAACATTCCGCTCTCTCCCTCAGTTAGTTAGAGCAATTGTATTTAGTTAGAATTTAGTTACTGTTTTGTGCTTGTATATATACCACCAGCTAGAGTTTGAATCAATACAACTAATTCATTTTCTTTCCCCCAATTCTTCGATCTCTCTCACCTTCTAACAAGTATTCTTGCTGCTGAAACTCAAGATATTTCAAGGGTTGGGGACTCTTAAAGGGATCACATTGTTAGTTGGGAGGTTTGCTCTAAATCAAAGATGCTAAGGGGTTTTGGACTCGGTAATTTGGTGTCCAAGAACTAATCATCAGCATCATTTGCCATATGGAATTGCATCAGTTTCTACTCACTTGTTCAGATGTTTTGACTTGTGTAAAGATTCAACAATTTTGCAGTCCTGTAGTATATTTGGTAATAAAAGAATATAGGGATTTTAATAATTcctttatttctattattttcatTCAGAATAATGTAACTTTTTTTGCTTCTCCTGTGCTCAGCACATGATCTAACACAGTAAGTTAGGAGAAGCGTAGTGACCTAGCTGTTCAGCTATAATTCAGTTAATCATAATCAGAAAACTCCCTCTCCTTTTCcccctccctctccctctctatTCGCCGTCTTCTTCCTTATTAtgatctatttatttatttacagtgTTACTTTAGTTTACATTCAAAAAGATTGGCATGCTTATTACATAGTGTAAACAGCTAGGTTTGAGCGACATATTTTGTATCTATTATGGACCTCATCCTgtttcatataattattttttcttctctaaataaaaaatttaaaaaaaaaatactctcAGAATAAATACAATTTCAGTGGCGGAAGAACTTACCCAAtgataaagatgaagattatcTTTACGAGCAGAACTGGTGAAACCAAGCCACTGCCAAGCGACCTGAAGATAGAAAAAATAACTCAGATGTTAGATAATGACTTAAAACTGCTAGTCAGAGATGCCTTACGATTAAACTTTTGACAGCATATCACATTTGGAAATTggcccctctctctctccccaaAAGATTCTCAAGCATTACTTTATAGAATCAGAAACatgaaaaaatactaaattccTCAAAATATATGTTTTGTTACTTTGTTACTGTCTCAAAACAATGATGCACATGAACACATGTAATCTGTTTGGGTGTTATGATACTAATAAGGAGACAAACACATTTGCCATTAAAAACCAGTTTTGCCACTGATAAGGAGCAAGTTATTGGTGATGAAGGTAATAAGGGTAGAAagcagaattttaaaaattttgaacgTACAAATTcgtaataaaaatatctttcatGACTAATATTTGTCTCCCAACATTTTGGCAAGaatactaaatatatatattttgtgtaTCGTCGTGTGCCAACATGTCCTCCAAAATTTGTCTCTCATTAAACAAACAATAAGCATGTGTCACCGTATCCATGTCTCTGATGGACATGAACAGCAACCAAACAATGTCTCAAAAACTAAGAAGTGCAAATTAATCTGAACCATGGACAGCAGGGTTAGGTGGAGTTTGGATTGAAATTACCATGGATaggtaaaaaataattaataataaagaaaaccaAACTGTTTAAGTATAGGTTCTGTTAGCACTTGAGAGGATATGGAAGTGAGGTGTAAAAGATAAACCTATTAGTCAATTAATTTCCACAAAGAAATCAGTAAAACATAACCCATCCAGAATCCACTTCAATGGATGCATCATTGTCATTGTCAATGAAAAACCATCCCATATTCAGTGATGAAACAACCCATCCCCATTGTCATTGTCACTGAAAAACCAAAGTCTGGCAGTGGTTTTTTCTAAAATCTCTCTCCAGGAGTCCAAGGGAATCCAAATTGATTACAGGATTACTATATAGCTTTTAGTTTTCAAATGGAGTGGTGCACATTTGCAAATGGACATccaataattatatttgttgaTCAATTAACCACCCATTAAATAAACCAAAGCAAATCTATTATAACTATCATTATAACTGGAGTGGATTCAATtgtattcataatttcatataCCGATAAACTAGATGGATGATGGATTGACAGGTCTCAACCCATACGCTAAACTACAATAAAACTTTCAGCAAACTAAAAAGTATTGCAAAGAAATGTTTACTCTACTTCTAAAACTTGAACTATGTTTGTATGAATTTGCAAGAGAAACTGACGAAAGTGAGCAAGTTCTAAAACTTGAACGTTTTATTCAAAGATTAGAATTTGCAGCTTTAAGCCATTGACCTAGTTCAAATCAAACTAACCAAGTATGTTTCTAAATATTTCAAGTAAGGTTACCATGCTGTATCATTGACTAGACTATTAGAGAATAAACAAGAAGGGCATGTCATAAAACAGATAGAAGAAAAGTTAAACCTTTTCGTCTGGCGGATGCCTTCTTTTCAATTGAGAAGAATCAACAGCAGGCATAAGTGGTGCCAATCCACCCGTAAGCGCATAAACCTATATACAATTCAGTGACCCACATAAGAACCATTAAACAATAGTTAAGAAGAAAAAGTGTTAAATTGGTAAACCCTATGGTACAAAAGGTGGAAAGTGGAAACAGAAAGGGAATGTGATAACCTCACGGGAAATCCCATCGGGTTTTCTCTGAGACTCTTTGGGAGGTCGAGACTTCTTCTCCTGAGGAGGGAACGAATTTTTAGGCAatcccaagatgtctttggCATCCATTGCAGAAGCTGCAACATAGAAAGTCAGAACCTCTAAACATATATTATTACATTCAAACTTAAAACACAATCGATGTCAAATATACAAAGAAAGTCCTTGactaataaagtaataataagGATATTGGTGTATATAAATAGTTATGCTGGGACATTGTAATGCAGAGGGTTATACAGGGAGGGAAATAAATTGATCAAAGGATTAAAACAAGAGCTATGAAATAATTATCGGATAGCCTTGTTTTCAAACTTTTGCATCTTCGGAAGAATCACATTACACTACGTTGCTAATGCCACTTTAGTTACCATTTCCGTGCTGCTGACCGTAACTTAAAACCATGGAAGCTACAATATGTGTGATTTATAAaggttttaatttgtttttctatttattcaaGTACAAGGGATAAGGTATTCCACAACACACCATAGCATTTTTAGCTAAGAGAACAATAGAAgaaccataaaaaaatttaaaaaaaaaatagtagc encodes the following:
- the LOC107464962 gene encoding uncharacterized protein LOC107464962; this encodes MQYLVASGSSSYLLGYNINRTIHSRNYPLRRVCTATRTGRHLIKGRCECALKRESQTWPSPSVAVALFGTGFFLGPLLDGLHSRVNLVVYQAGSINIGPLHTNIWVPFLLGTFYCTVGLIQLYIDEKVLNKVQEGSLPKTITSFIFLALFIELSAEVYKAGVADNIEAYILFAAAEFIWFFMMNLEKFLVVLVEKYLLLLFNLWYYPQANIEIFGQGLVTWTLTCYFVYTPFLINLSRWLRTVYATQTEDFTSNM